From Haloarcula sp. CBA1127, a single genomic window includes:
- a CDS encoding DEAD/DEAH box helicase, protein MSQQAAQVEALFLHEHGEEFRVAAHRDGERLFHGILELKETDAGPRPRRLRVKDGTSEELRSPDQFVDLARRAARIRISEQTAPLARDRVREMLDAYQVEAKVVRTCRLCASDGRYSPITSETAIETDDETICPECARQQLDRELAFKGSISGDARDRLEELLLEVQDLDRVTNLLSGQLDPDLTKFDEISATVDEVDPVRVDSLDLHPGMQEHLESRFDTLLPVQSLAVEHGATAGRDQLVVSATATGKTLIGEMAGIDRVLNNKGTMLFLVPLVALANQKYEQFQDRYGDMVDVSLRVGASRIADEGGRFDPEADVIVGTYEGIDHALRTGKDLGTVGTVVIDEVHTLGEDERGHRLDGLISRLKYYCESGGAPDSGDTQWIYLSATVGNPGQLADQLRATLIEFEERPVPIERHVTFADGREKIETEKKLVKRAFDNKSSKGYRGQTIIFTNSRRRCHQISRKLEYSSAPYHAGLDNRKRQRVERQFADQDLAAVVTTAALAAGVDFPASQVIFDSLAMGIEWLTVQEFSQMLGRAGRPDYHDKGTVYMLVEPDCSYHNSMEMTEDEVAFKLLKGEMEPVITRYDEGAAVEETLANVTVAGKQAKRLNDRMVGEVPTKHALGKLLEYEFIDGLSPTPLGRAVTRHFLAPDESFQLLDGIRKGQHPYEIVADMELRDEH, encoded by the coding sequence GTGTCACAGCAGGCCGCACAGGTAGAGGCCCTGTTCCTCCACGAACACGGCGAGGAGTTCCGCGTCGCCGCCCACCGGGACGGCGAGCGGCTCTTCCACGGCATCCTCGAACTGAAAGAGACCGACGCCGGCCCCCGCCCGCGTCGGCTCCGCGTCAAGGACGGGACCAGTGAGGAGCTTCGCTCGCCCGACCAGTTCGTCGACCTTGCCCGCCGCGCGGCCCGCATTCGCATTTCAGAACAGACCGCCCCGCTCGCCCGCGACCGCGTCCGCGAGATGCTCGATGCGTATCAGGTTGAGGCCAAGGTCGTCCGGACCTGTCGGCTGTGTGCCTCCGACGGGCGTTACTCGCCGATTACCAGCGAGACCGCTATCGAGACCGACGACGAAACCATCTGCCCGGAGTGCGCTCGCCAGCAACTCGACCGCGAACTCGCGTTCAAAGGAAGTATCAGCGGTGACGCCCGCGACCGGCTCGAAGAACTGCTGCTCGAAGTACAGGACCTCGACCGGGTGACGAACCTCCTGTCGGGCCAGCTGGACCCTGACCTGACGAAGTTCGACGAAATCTCGGCCACCGTCGACGAGGTCGACCCCGTTCGCGTCGATTCGCTGGACCTCCACCCCGGGATGCAGGAGCACCTCGAATCCCGGTTCGACACGCTGTTGCCGGTCCAAAGTCTCGCCGTCGAGCACGGAGCGACGGCGGGCCGCGACCAGCTGGTCGTGAGCGCAACGGCGACGGGGAAGACGCTTATCGGCGAGATGGCCGGCATCGACCGTGTCCTGAACAACAAGGGCACGATGCTGTTTCTCGTCCCGCTGGTCGCGCTTGCAAACCAGAAATACGAGCAGTTTCAGGACCGCTACGGCGACATGGTCGACGTGTCACTACGCGTGGGCGCGAGCCGCATCGCCGACGAGGGTGGGCGCTTCGACCCCGAAGCCGATGTTATTGTCGGGACCTACGAAGGCATCGACCACGCGCTCCGGACCGGCAAGGACCTCGGCACTGTCGGGACCGTCGTCATCGACGAGGTCCACACGCTCGGTGAAGACGAGCGGGGCCACCGGCTCGACGGCCTGATCTCCAGACTCAAATACTACTGCGAGTCCGGTGGCGCACCGGATAGCGGCGACACGCAGTGGATATATCTCTCGGCAACGGTCGGCAACCCCGGCCAGCTGGCCGACCAGCTCCGGGCGACGCTCATCGAGTTCGAGGAGCGACCGGTCCCAATCGAGCGCCACGTCACGTTCGCCGACGGCCGCGAGAAAATCGAGACCGAAAAGAAGCTCGTCAAGCGGGCCTTCGACAACAAATCCAGCAAAGGCTATCGCGGCCAGACCATTATCTTCACCAACTCCCGGCGGCGCTGTCACCAGATTTCACGGAAACTGGAGTACAGTTCCGCGCCGTACCACGCTGGCTTGGACAACCGGAAGCGCCAGCGCGTCGAGCGGCAGTTCGCCGACCAGGACCTTGCGGCGGTCGTGACGACGGCGGCGCTGGCCGCGGGGGTTGACTTCCCCGCCTCGCAGGTTATCTTCGATTCGCTGGCAATGGGTATCGAGTGGCTCACCGTTCAGGAGTTCAGCCAGATGCTTGGCCGGGCCGGCCGCCCGGACTACCACGACAAGGGCACTGTCTACATGCTGGTCGAGCCTGACTGTTCGTACCACAACAGCATGGAGATGACCGAGGACGAAGTGGCGTTCAAGCTGCTGAAAGGCGAGATGGAGCCAGTCATCACCCGCTACGACGAGGGTGCAGCCGTCGAAGAGACGCTGGCCAACGTCACCGTCGCCGGCAAGCAGGCCAAGCGGCTCAACGACCGGATGGTCGGCGAGGTACCGACGAAACACGCGCTGGGGAAACTCCTCGAATACGAGTTTATCGACGGCCTCTCGCCGACGCCACTTGGCCGGGCTGTGACCCGGCACTTCCTCGCGCCCGACGAATCATTCCAGTTGCTCGACGGCATCCGCAAGGGACAACATCCCTACGAAATCGTCGCCGACATGGAACTGCGCGACGAGCACTGA
- a CDS encoding cupin domain-containing protein codes for MSDPLIRRADDIEYEAVDAADGLEKGVLIGEESGGGNLAIRRFTLAPGGSVPKHTNDIEHEQYVLAGRYTVGIEGEEYEVEAGDSLHIPAGTVHWYRNDGDEPGAFLCAVPAGDDEIKLQE; via the coding sequence ATGAGCGACCCACTGATTCGCCGCGCGGACGACATTGAGTACGAGGCCGTCGACGCAGCTGATGGGCTGGAAAAGGGCGTTCTCATCGGCGAGGAGAGCGGCGGCGGCAACCTCGCAATCCGTCGCTTCACGCTCGCCCCCGGCGGCAGCGTGCCGAAACACACCAACGACATCGAACACGAGCAGTACGTCCTTGCCGGCCGGTACACCGTCGGCATTGAGGGCGAGGAGTACGAAGTCGAGGCCGGCGACAGCCTCCATATCCCCGCCGGCACCGTCCACTGGTACCGCAACGACGGTGACGAACCGGGCGCGTTCCTCTGTGCGGTTCCCGCTGGCGATGACGAAATCAAACTGCAGGAATAG
- a CDS encoding CBS domain-containing protein, protein MRRFRIGSAFGIPIQLDLTFLLVLPLFAWIIGTQIEQTTELLNGTLNAGLDAAVLTDGALVWVLGIGAAVGLFTGVVLHELGHSLVAIRYGFPIDSITLWLFGGIAQLSEMPEDWKQELVIAIAGPIVSIAVGGVCFVAFQILPSGAATPIESARFILGYLALMNIALAAFNMLPGFPMDGGRVLRALLARRRSYARATTIAAEVGKIFAVFLGLFGIFVLGNIFLAGLAFFIYIGAAGESRQTSMRAAFEGVTVADVMTPADHVTTVPEDMSVRELIQTMFRERHTGYPVKRSGEVVGLVTLEDARAVQEVERDAYTVGDVMTTEIITISPDTDVMDALTSLQQNSVGRLLVTDEDDSFEGLLTRTDIMTALSIIKSSGDFTPIGETETETVRPESRIER, encoded by the coding sequence ATGCGCCGGTTTCGTATCGGAAGCGCGTTCGGAATCCCCATCCAGTTGGACCTGACGTTTCTCCTCGTGCTACCGCTGTTCGCCTGGATTATCGGGACACAGATCGAACAGACGACCGAGCTGTTGAATGGGACACTGAACGCCGGGCTGGATGCGGCCGTCCTTACTGACGGCGCACTCGTCTGGGTGCTCGGCATCGGTGCGGCGGTCGGCCTGTTCACCGGCGTCGTCCTCCACGAGCTCGGCCACTCCCTCGTAGCCATCCGCTATGGCTTCCCCATCGATTCCATCACGCTCTGGCTGTTCGGCGGCATCGCCCAGCTCAGCGAGATGCCCGAAGACTGGAAACAGGAACTGGTCATCGCCATCGCCGGCCCTATCGTCAGCATTGCCGTCGGCGGTGTCTGTTTTGTCGCGTTCCAGATTCTCCCGAGCGGTGCGGCGACGCCTATCGAATCGGCCCGGTTCATCCTCGGCTATCTCGCGCTGATGAACATCGCGCTGGCGGCGTTCAACATGCTGCCGGGGTTCCCGATGGACGGCGGCCGCGTCCTTCGTGCGCTGCTCGCCCGCCGCCGGTCCTACGCCAGAGCCACAACCATCGCCGCCGAGGTCGGGAAGATATTCGCCGTCTTCCTCGGCCTCTTTGGCATCTTCGTCCTCGGAAATATCTTCCTCGCCGGCCTGGCCTTCTTCATCTACATCGGCGCGGCGGGCGAGTCCCGGCAGACCTCAATGCGGGCCGCGTTCGAGGGCGTCACCGTCGCAGACGTGATGACGCCGGCGGACCACGTGACGACGGTCCCCGAAGACATGTCTGTCCGTGAGCTCATCCAGACGATGTTCAGGGAGCGCCACACCGGCTATCCGGTCAAGCGCAGCGGCGAGGTCGTCGGCCTCGTCACGCTCGAAGACGCCCGCGCCGTGCAGGAGGTCGAGCGCGATGCCTACACCGTCGGCGACGTGATGACGACGGAGATCATCACAATCAGCCCGGACACCGACGTGATGGACGCGCTGACTTCACTTCAGCAGAACTCCGTCGGTCGCTTGCTCGTCACTGACGAGGACGACTCCTTCGAGGGGCTGCTCACCCGGACAGATATCATGACGGCGCTCTCGATTATCAAGTCCAGTGGCGACTTTACCCCCATCGGCGAGACGGAGACCGAAACTGTCCGGCCCGAGTCCAGAATAGAGCGCTGA
- a CDS encoding phosphoribosyltransferase: MGRNRSPTFKNRQAAGQRLGEALRERDIEADMVLAIPRGGLPVGRPVADALGAPLDIAVAKKIGAPNNPEYAIGAVAADGSVWLNTDVIERREIPRDYVASTRAEMAEAAKQKAQRYRDSESSPSLTGKRVCLVDDGVATGATARACIEQIRQADPERLVLAVPVGSPSAISDLEALVDEVVCLEVPSAFRAVGQYYEQFDQVSDEAAMSYLAEK, from the coding sequence ATGGGACGCAACCGCTCCCCGACGTTCAAGAACAGGCAGGCTGCTGGACAGCGGCTGGGAGAGGCGTTGCGCGAGCGGGACATCGAAGCCGACATGGTCCTCGCGATACCGCGCGGTGGACTCCCGGTGGGGCGTCCCGTCGCCGACGCGCTAGGCGCGCCGCTGGACATTGCGGTCGCAAAGAAGATCGGCGCACCGAACAACCCCGAGTACGCCATCGGCGCCGTCGCCGCCGACGGGTCGGTCTGGCTCAACACCGATGTCATCGAGCGACGCGAGATACCCCGCGACTACGTTGCGAGCACACGAGCGGAGATGGCCGAAGCCGCCAAGCAGAAAGCCCAGCGCTACCGCGACTCGGAGTCGTCGCCGTCACTTACTGGTAAGCGGGTGTGCCTCGTCGACGACGGCGTGGCGACGGGCGCGACGGCGCGGGCCTGCATCGAGCAAATCCGACAGGCGGACCCCGAGCGGCTTGTGCTCGCGGTTCCGGTCGGCTCACCGTCGGCGATTTCGGACCTCGAAGCCCTAGTCGACGAGGTGGTCTGTCTGGAAGTCCCGTCGGCGTTCCGCGCCGTCGGCCAGTACTACGAGCAGTTCGACCAGGTCTCCGACGAGGCAGCGATGTCGTATCTGGCCGAGAAGTGA
- a CDS encoding HNH endonuclease: protein MGNNDCPSCDRTFDSKRGLRVHHSSTHGERLPNRECDHCSDRFHSEYEKRYCSDECRDAAVSFSGADNPNYSGAKAETTCDNCGTVFEYYPSEKKGCYCPECVENAEWRHSREISDAANPNWNGGKLNFDCSICDSPVERYPSDVTGEVVLCSRDCHAAWLSEAFTGDGNPNWRGGGVGDYGPGWRAVRELALARDDHACVLCGTAAAELGRNPDVHHIVPVRLFAAMPALTVQDAHTLDNVVSLCPGCHRRAEFGHVSRAELRWRAGIQRRDPSAVGGVTV, encoded by the coding sequence ATGGGAAACAACGATTGTCCCTCCTGTGACCGAACGTTTGACTCGAAGCGTGGACTTCGCGTTCACCACAGCAGCACTCACGGCGAACGTCTGCCAAACAGGGAGTGTGACCACTGTTCGGACCGATTTCATTCTGAATACGAGAAACGCTACTGCTCTGACGAGTGTCGCGACGCTGCGGTATCCTTTTCTGGGGCTGACAACCCAAATTACTCCGGCGCGAAAGCAGAAACGACCTGTGACAATTGCGGCACGGTTTTCGAGTACTATCCATCAGAAAAGAAGGGATGTTACTGCCCGGAGTGTGTCGAGAACGCTGAGTGGCGGCACAGCCGAGAGATTTCCGATGCGGCAAATCCAAACTGGAACGGCGGAAAGCTCAACTTTGACTGTTCCATCTGTGACAGCCCCGTTGAGCGATATCCGAGCGACGTGACTGGCGAAGTCGTCCTTTGCAGCCGCGACTGCCACGCTGCGTGGCTCTCCGAGGCGTTCACTGGTGACGGCAATCCGAACTGGCGCGGCGGTGGCGTCGGCGACTACGGGCCGGGATGGCGGGCAGTACGCGAGCTGGCTTTAGCGCGGGACGACCACGCCTGCGTGCTGTGTGGGACTGCTGCCGCCGAACTGGGGCGGAACCCGGATGTGCACCATATCGTGCCGGTCCGGCTGTTCGCCGCGATGCCGGCGCTGACGGTTCAAGACGCACACACGCTGGACAACGTCGTCTCGCTGTGTCCGGGCTGTCACCGTCGGGCGGAGTTCGGTCACGTCTCGCGGGCAGAATTGCGCTGGCGGGCTGGCATCCAGCGGCGGGACCCGTCTGCTGTCGGTGGTGTGACGGTGTAG
- a CDS encoding DUF5814 domain-containing protein, translated as MAITDKIYVKNHQQLASQLETSFPKGAFKGATLDILFQGEGLAKLDEASRERVLDFAEDFLDCDCEANPHCGCAERKFISYLLELREQGMGPDAIVDVMSDDYMLYAYPGDVLSFLDNSVRTLEAVETLADVDGRDDVAEDVQQKRQRLL; from the coding sequence GTGGCCATCACCGATAAGATCTACGTCAAGAACCACCAGCAACTCGCCTCCCAGTTAGAGACGAGTTTCCCGAAAGGGGCGTTCAAGGGGGCGACGCTGGATATTCTCTTTCAGGGCGAGGGGCTAGCAAAGCTCGACGAAGCTTCCAGAGAGCGGGTCCTCGATTTCGCCGAGGACTTTCTGGACTGTGACTGTGAGGCCAACCCTCACTGTGGCTGTGCCGAACGGAAGTTCATCTCGTACCTGCTGGAGCTGCGCGAGCAAGGGATGGGGCCGGACGCAATCGTCGACGTGATGAGCGACGACTATATGCTGTATGCCTATCCGGGCGACGTGCTGTCGTTCCTCGATAACTCCGTCAGAACGTTAGAAGCCGTGGAAACCCTGGCCGACGTCGATGGGCGCGACGACGTGGCTGAAGACGTGCAACAGAAGCGCCAGCGGTTACTCTAG
- a CDS encoding CopG family transcriptional regulator, giving the protein MGNKNKTISFRVSEDKFETLREIAEERDISLSAVFRDYVDTLVSHDGQVKVAPEHEFEDDATETSTESFPPKVEVPKSFVREHERLELEAEHLREQLEEHKRYVTKLRQQLDEMDQDEVIHLEDLDQGEEEDASYRIGSFDDLE; this is encoded by the coding sequence ATGGGCAACAAAAACAAGACTATCTCCTTTCGCGTCAGCGAGGACAAATTCGAAACCCTCCGCGAAATCGCTGAGGAGCGCGATATCTCGCTGTCCGCAGTTTTTCGTGACTACGTCGACACGCTCGTTTCCCACGACGGCCAGGTGAAAGTCGCGCCGGAACACGAGTTCGAGGACGACGCAACTGAGACCAGCACCGAGAGCTTCCCGCCGAAAGTCGAAGTTCCGAAGAGCTTCGTCCGCGAGCACGAACGGCTTGAACTCGAAGCCGAGCACCTCCGCGAACAACTGGAAGAACACAAGCGCTACGTCACCAAACTCCGCCAGCAACTCGACGAGATGGACCAGGACGAGGTCATTCACCTCGAAGACCTCGACCAGGGCGAAGAGGAGGACGCCTCCTATCGCATCGGCAGCTTTGACGACCTAGAGTAA
- a CDS encoding VOC family protein yields the protein MATDIDATGHHFGIIVSNLDRAVEFYRDVLGLDVVTRFSVGDEAFGGAVDIEGASAELVHLDAGNVRLELATYEPKGEEMPDPDLNRPGATHPGLEVDDLNAVADRLPDDVETLSGPQTTESGTTIMFVVDPEGNRIELLEP from the coding sequence ATGGCGACAGACATCGACGCAACTGGCCACCACTTCGGTATCATCGTCAGCAATCTGGACCGCGCGGTCGAGTTCTACCGGGACGTTCTGGGGCTTGACGTAGTGACTCGCTTTTCCGTCGGTGACGAGGCGTTTGGAGGCGCTGTCGACATTGAGGGAGCCAGCGCCGAGCTGGTCCACCTCGACGCCGGCAACGTGCGTCTGGAACTGGCGACCTACGAACCCAAGGGCGAGGAAATGCCCGACCCCGACCTCAATCGGCCGGGGGCGACCCATCCCGGGCTGGAAGTCGACGACCTCAACGCCGTCGCCGACCGCTTGCCCGACGACGTTGAGACACTCAGCGGCCCGCAGACGACCGAAAGCGGGACGACTATCATGTTCGTCGTCGACCCAGAGGGGAACCGAATCGAGCTACTGGAGCCGTAG
- a CDS encoding RPA family protein — translation MASTPTREVARRVFAREFNDASYTFKESDDDRAPVYVLLPTGQRANRVFLVGTLTETEDVGEDSEYWQGRVVDPNGDTFFMYAGQYQPDAASMLRELEPPAYVAVVGKPRTYETDEGEVNVSIRPESISKVDEATRDRWVVETAERTLDRVKRYKEADMEDPATDEYISMADEEYEQLSIENYRQSVVGALESLQDEQAEASAD, via the coding sequence ATGGCGAGTACACCCACCCGCGAGGTCGCACGGCGCGTCTTCGCACGCGAGTTCAACGACGCAAGCTACACGTTCAAGGAATCCGACGACGACCGTGCGCCGGTGTACGTCCTCCTCCCGACCGGCCAGCGCGCTAACCGCGTGTTCCTGGTCGGCACCCTCACCGAGACCGAGGACGTCGGCGAGGACAGCGAGTACTGGCAGGGACGAGTCGTCGACCCCAACGGCGACACGTTCTTCATGTACGCCGGGCAGTACCAGCCTGACGCGGCGTCGATGCTGCGCGAACTGGAACCGCCGGCCTACGTCGCCGTCGTCGGCAAGCCACGCACCTACGAGACCGACGAGGGCGAAGTGAACGTCTCGATTCGCCCCGAGTCCATCTCGAAGGTCGACGAAGCAACGCGGGACCGCTGGGTCGTCGAAACGGCCGAGCGAACGCTTGACCGGGTCAAGCGGTACAAGGAAGCCGACATGGAGGACCCGGCCACTGACGAGTATATCTCGATGGCTGACGAGGAATACGAGCAACTGTCAATCGAGAACTATCGGCAGTCAGTCGTCGGCGCGCTGGAGAGTCTGCAGGACGAGCAGGCCGAAGCCAGCGCAGACTGA
- a CDS encoding replication factor A (Replication protein A protects and stabilize the intermediate ssDNA that is generated by the unwinding action of a DNA helicase at the replication fork. In addition, SSBs prevent the formation of secondary structures by single-stranded template DNA.) produces the protein MTESDLRTHATEIHEQFSDQLEIDVDDVVDRLDTLVNDYQVPISEARRSVVNTYLDEAGMDRDQLGGGDGGGNEQVDVADVDAPEEWVDVRATVVELWEPRADAVAQVGLLGDETGTIKFTKWSKSDLPSLEEGKSYALRNVVTDEYQGRFSVKLNRTTTIEELDEAIEVGDDSVEADGALVDIQSGSGLIKRCPEDDCTRVLQNGRCSEHGEVEGEFDLRIKGVLDDGEEVTEVIFDEDATEELTGIALEEAKEMAMDALDTTVVADEMRQKILGRYYRVRGPTFGRYLLADEQERLTGAVDADEILIKARSI, from the coding sequence ATGACTGAGTCAGATTTGCGTACCCACGCGACAGAGATACACGAGCAGTTTTCCGACCAGCTAGAGATTGACGTCGACGACGTTGTCGACCGTCTCGATACGCTGGTGAACGATTATCAGGTCCCGATCAGTGAGGCACGCCGGAGCGTCGTCAACACGTACCTCGACGAGGCCGGCATGGACCGCGACCAACTAGGTGGCGGCGACGGCGGCGGCAACGAGCAGGTGGACGTTGCTGATGTCGACGCCCCCGAGGAGTGGGTCGACGTCCGCGCGACGGTCGTCGAACTCTGGGAGCCACGCGCCGATGCCGTCGCGCAGGTCGGCCTGCTGGGCGATGAAACGGGCACAATCAAGTTCACGAAGTGGTCGAAGTCCGACCTCCCGTCACTCGAAGAGGGCAAGTCCTACGCCTTGCGAAACGTCGTTACCGACGAGTACCAGGGTCGCTTCTCCGTGAAGCTCAACCGGACGACAACCATTGAGGAACTCGACGAGGCAATCGAAGTCGGCGACGACAGCGTCGAGGCCGACGGCGCGTTGGTCGACATCCAGTCGGGCTCCGGCCTCATCAAGCGCTGTCCGGAGGACGACTGCACGCGCGTCCTCCAGAACGGCCGCTGTAGCGAACACGGCGAGGTCGAAGGCGAGTTCGACCTCCGAATCAAGGGCGTCCTCGATGACGGCGAGGAGGTCACCGAGGTCATCTTCGACGAGGACGCGACCGAGGAGTTGACCGGCATCGCCCTCGAAGAGGCGAAGGAGATGGCGATGGACGCGCTCGACACCACCGTCGTCGCCGACGAGATGCGACAGAAAATCCTCGGCCGGTATTACCGCGTTCGCGGTCCGACCTTCGGCCGCTACTTGCTCGCCGATGAGCAGGAGCGACTGACCGGAGCCGTGGATGCAGACGAGATTCTCATCAAAGCGAGGTCGATCTAA
- a CDS encoding mannose-1-phosphate guanylyltransferase yields MERPIVALVLAGGTGTRLYPASRSDRPKQFLSFGQAESLLAETVSRVGFADETYVLTRESFADGVRERVPNAAVLTEPESKDTGPALAYAAHRIREQVGDCVLLCLPSDHRISGPFETVARTAARAAVETEGLVTVGIEPDRPATGYGYIKPGPSENGFAPVETFHEKPDRETATEYVREGFYWNAGLFAWTPTALLSAAASSPLAPMVERLDDGDHDAAFDAVDPVSVDYAVLEDAENAFVVPAALDWDDLGSWDAFERVLDGQDGNAVLGEAATIDAEGNVLASDGHVSAVGVEDLVVASFDDRTLVVPKDEAQRVREVVAELRDVGRF; encoded by the coding sequence ATGGAGCGACCAATTGTCGCGCTCGTCCTGGCCGGGGGAACCGGCACGCGCCTGTATCCAGCAAGTCGGAGCGACCGCCCCAAACAGTTTCTCTCGTTCGGGCAGGCGGAGTCACTACTCGCCGAGACTGTCAGTCGGGTTGGGTTCGCCGACGAAACCTACGTGCTGACTCGGGAGTCATTCGCCGACGGGGTCCGAGAGCGCGTCCCAAATGCGGCGGTCCTAACCGAACCGGAATCAAAAGACACCGGGCCGGCACTGGCGTACGCGGCCCACCGCATCCGCGAGCAGGTCGGCGACTGTGTGCTGCTGTGTCTCCCGAGCGACCACCGGATTTCAGGGCCGTTTGAGACAGTCGCACGGACGGCCGCGCGGGCCGCAGTGGAAACCGAGGGGCTCGTCACCGTCGGCATCGAACCGGACCGGCCGGCGACCGGCTACGGCTACATCAAGCCAGGGCCGTCCGAGAACGGCTTCGCGCCGGTCGAGACGTTCCACGAGAAACCCGACCGGGAGACCGCGACGGAGTACGTCCGGGAGGGATTCTACTGGAACGCTGGCCTGTTCGCGTGGACGCCGACAGCCCTCCTGTCCGCTGCCGCGTCCTCGCCGCTTGCACCGATGGTCGAGCGACTCGACGACGGGGACCACGACGCCGCATTCGACGCCGTCGACCCGGTGAGTGTCGATTACGCTGTACTCGAAGACGCCGAGAACGCCTTCGTCGTTCCGGCGGCGCTGGACTGGGACGACCTGGGGTCGTGGGATGCCTTCGAGCGCGTCCTCGACGGCCAAGACGGAAACGCGGTGCTGGGCGAGGCAGCTACTATCGACGCCGAGGGGAACGTGCTGGCGAGCGACGGCCACGTCAGCGCGGTCGGCGTCGAAGACCTCGTCGTGGCGTCATTCGACGACCGGACGCTCGTGGTCCCGAAAGACGAGGCCCAGCGGGTCCGAGAAGTGGTCGCAGAACTGCGGGACGTCGGGCGGTTCTGA
- a CDS encoding SDR family oxidoreductase: protein MDLELDGNAALCTAATSGLGLASAEALAADGANVAVCGRTPEHVDEARDRLEAVGDGDVLAVEADITDPDQVEALVEETVDSFGSLDHVVTSAGGPAPGPFMETTEREWYSAYDLLVMSVVWTTRAAYPHLRDSDAGTIVNITSRSVREAIDDLVLSNAVRRAVIGLMKTQANEFAPEVRVNAVLPGAHETPRIEELVEAAVERGEYASYQEGIESWADAPLQRVGRPEELGDVVAFLSSPRSSYVTGTALPVDGGAMQS, encoded by the coding sequence ATGGACCTCGAACTCGATGGCAACGCAGCGCTGTGTACCGCCGCAACGAGCGGACTTGGACTTGCGAGCGCCGAAGCCCTCGCTGCGGACGGTGCCAACGTAGCGGTCTGTGGCCGGACGCCGGAACACGTCGACGAGGCACGGGACCGGCTCGAAGCGGTCGGCGACGGCGACGTGCTGGCCGTTGAGGCTGATATCACTGACCCCGACCAGGTCGAGGCACTTGTCGAGGAAACTGTCGACAGCTTCGGCAGCCTCGACCATGTCGTCACCAGCGCCGGCGGTCCGGCCCCTGGACCGTTCATGGAGACGACCGAGCGAGAGTGGTACAGCGCCTACGACCTGCTCGTGATGAGTGTTGTCTGGACCACCCGGGCCGCATACCCACACCTCAGGGACTCTGATGCTGGCACTATCGTCAATATCACCTCCCGCTCTGTCCGGGAAGCCATCGACGACCTAGTGCTTTCGAACGCTGTCCGCCGCGCTGTTATCGGCCTGATGAAGACACAGGCTAACGAGTTTGCGCCGGAAGTCCGCGTCAACGCCGTCCTCCCCGGCGCACACGAGACACCACGCATCGAGGAACTCGTCGAAGCAGCCGTCGAGCGGGGCGAGTACGCCTCATACCAGGAGGGCATCGAATCTTGGGCTGACGCCCCGCTGCAGCGTGTCGGCCGACCGGAAGAACTCGGGGACGTCGTCGCCTTCCTCTCCTCGCCCCGGTCCTCATACGTCACTGGAACGGCCCTGCCCGTTGACGGCGGGGCGATGCAGAGCTAA
- a CDS encoding TRAM domain-containing protein → MADCPLADDCPEFTERIQGMGCTHYGDRGGAEWCNHYNQPISELKSQPVKMGEEVTVDVEDIHESGAGVGRTEDGFIIMVDGVLPPARSLVKVTNVHSNHARAEEVERLEMDEDLSESETEENDADADETEDNADDDGRRLGSRDNFWGS, encoded by the coding sequence ATGGCCGATTGTCCGCTCGCAGACGACTGTCCCGAATTCACCGAACGAATTCAGGGGATGGGCTGTACCCACTACGGCGACCGTGGCGGCGCCGAGTGGTGCAATCACTACAACCAGCCGATCTCGGAGCTCAAGAGCCAGCCGGTCAAGATGGGCGAGGAAGTCACTGTCGACGTCGAGGACATCCACGAGAGCGGTGCCGGTGTTGGTCGGACCGAGGACGGCTTCATCATCATGGTCGACGGCGTCCTCCCCCCGGCTCGCTCGCTGGTCAAGGTGACGAACGTCCACTCGAACCACGCCCGGGCTGAGGAAGTCGAGCGACTGGAGATGGACGAAGACCTCTCCGAGTCTGAAACCGAAGAAAACGACGCCGACGCTGACGAGACGGAGGACAATGCTGATGATGACGGCCGGCGTCTCGGGAGTCGGGACAACTTCTGGGGCAGCTAG